A DNA window from Porites lutea chromosome 6, jaPorLute2.1, whole genome shotgun sequence contains the following coding sequences:
- the LOC140940405 gene encoding uncharacterized protein: MSVCGDMAELGAQENNDDSPPVDGIFAAECILKKRTRKGKIEYLVKWKGWSPKHNTWEPADNILDGRLLLAYEGSRRRRGKRSRWQRGIATSAKKPRIETTPNFETTEPNALDEWDGVDDEDCRISHESESSDSSFGGEDRIRNEEELNRKVQREDFGGPEFSFANLDVPVLQEDTGKPLANHKMTALKTADAGTAIKKQSKISSFNLPKFLHSSDKREDFCSRKSVPQETKLKVNWEGLSSHENVSPARTAAISGKTFRLRETVKEADQVYLESAEHEIKRYVSHAYQGGYNGTETNINQGFRQQTLMNNGHKPIKDCPVSDTSKIAHESDFKSNRSCFRNGGGENQAITAVNGFDTAYKSIPQQNKGRKNGETLVSEMTVTSTCGSDDRHMPHDSSKSWRKPLIDQIFITDVTSNFVTVTVKECLTDKGFFRQR; the protein is encoded by the exons ATGAGTGTATGTGGAGACATGGCCGAGTTAGGCGCGCAAGAAAATAACGACGATTCTCCGCCAGTCGACGGTATTTTCGCTGCAGAATGTATCTTAAAAAAGCGAACGCGTAAA GGAAAGATCGAGTATTTAGTGAAGTGGAAAGGCTGGTCACCAAA ACACAACACCTGGGAACCTGCCGATAATATTCTTGACGGTCGACTGCTTCTGGCCTACGAAGGCAG CCGGAGACGAAGAGGAAAGCGTTCGAGATGGCAAAGAGGAATTGCAACTTCTGCGAAAAAGCCGAGGATTGAAACG ACCCCGAATTTTGAAAcaaccgaacctaatgcattgGACGAGTGGGATGGAGTTGACGATGAAGACTGCCGTATTAGCCATGAAAGCGAAAGCAGTGATTCCAGTTTTGGAGGCGAAGATAGGATTAGAAACGAAGAGGAGTTAAATAGAAAAGTTCAGCGTGAAGATTTTGGCGGTCCAGAGTTCAGTTTTGCAAACCTAGATGTCCCTGTATTACAAGAGGATACAGGAAAACCTCTGGCAAACCACAAAATGACAGCTCTCAAGACCGCTGATGCGGGAACTGCCATCAAAAAACAGTCGAAGATTTCGAGCTTCAATCTCCCAAAGTTCCTGCATTCGAGTGACAAAAGAGAGGATTTCTGCAGTAGAAAAAGCGTCCCTCAGGAGACGAAATTAAAGGTCAATTGGGAAGGATTAAGCAGTCATGAAAATGTCTCTCCCGCGAGGACTGCAGCCATATCCGGAAAAACTTTTCGTCTTCGCGAAACCGTCAAAGAGGCCGATCAAGTTTATCTCGAGTCAGCAGAACACGAAATTAAAAGATATGTTTCTCACGCATATCAGGGAGGCTATAACGGTACGGAAACTAACATAAACCAAGGGTTTAGGCAACAAACATTGATGAACAACGGCCACAAACCCATCAAAGATTGCCCTGTCAGTGACACTAGCAAGATCGCACACGAAAGCGATTTCAAGTCAAACAGAAGCTGTTTTCGCAACGGTGGTGGTGAAAATCAGGCTATTACGGCCGTCAATGGCTTCGATACAGCCTACAAAAGCATTCCACAGCAAAACAAGGGTCGCAAAAACGGAGAGACGCTCGTTTCTGAGATGACGGTGACATCGACTTGTGGTTCGGACGACCGTCATATGCCTCACGATAGCAGCAAGTCCTGGCGAAAACCGCTGATTGATCAAATCTTCATCACTGATGTAACATCGAACTTTGTCACAGTAACTGTCAAAGAATGCCTCACTGATAAAGGTTTCTTTCGCCAAAGATGA
- the LOC140940400 gene encoding uncharacterized protein: protein MSFDSKRGPPAIEGMTSLKVDNLTYRTTIGDLERVFSKYGDLGDVYIPRDRYKQESRGFAFVRFYERRDAEDAMDALHGKIIDGREIRVQMAKYGRPTDPYKPRNSNRQYRNSYSYSSRNRSRSRSPRRSYRRSRSRSPRRRSKSRSKSPRRSRYSNSRSPKRNESRSRSRSPRQKRSPSRSRSKSGSKPRQSRSRSQSKSRSRSPKNQKSRSRSKSPRQRRSLTPDRERNGASRDGDRDDGNLDGSNDDVYDDRAENNEID from the exons ATGTCGTTCGACAGCAAGCGGGGTCCTCCTGCCATCGAAGGTATGACTAGTTTGAAAGTAGACAACCTCACTTATCGTACAACCATTGGAGATTTGGAACGTGTGTTCTCGAAATACGGCGATCTCGGCGACGTTTATATCCCTCGAGATCGCTACAAGCAGGAATCGCGAGGGTTCGCATTCGTTCGCTTTTATGAAAGACGCGACGCCGAGGACGCAATGGATGCCCTGCATGGCAAAATTATCGATGGACGAGAAATACGTGTTCAGATGGCGAAGTATGGGAGACCCACCGATCCGTATAAACCACGTAATAGTAATCGCCAGTATCGAAACTCCTACAGCTACAGCTCGAGGAATCGCTCCCGCTCAAGATCGCCCAGAAGAAG TTATCGTCGCTCACGCTCAAGATCACCAAGACGCCGCTCAAAATCCCGGTCTAAATCACCTCGTAGGTCACGTTATAGCAACTCACGATCTCCAAAGAGAAATGAAAGCCGCTCTCGCTCTAGAAGTCCACGCCAAAAGAGATCTCCTTCCAGATCTCGTTCCAAATCTGGCTCCAAACCAAGGCAGTCTAGGTCTAGGTCTCAATCAAAATCTCGCTCAAGGTCACCCAAAAATCAGAAGTCCAGATCACGCTCCAAGTCTCCCCGGCAGAGAAGGTCTTTGACTCCTGACAGAGAAAGAAATGGAGCCAGCCGTGATGGAGACAGAGATGATGGTAACCTTGATGGAAGCAACGATGACGTCTATGATGATAGAGCAGAAAACAATGAGATTGATTAA